A region of Actinobacillus porcitonsillarum DNA encodes the following proteins:
- a CDS encoding LacI family DNA-binding transcriptional regulator, producing MASLKEVAKLAGVSLMTVSRAINNPEQLSEKTLARVKQAIEQLGYVPNIAAQKIRGVSNNTIGVLSFSTATTPFSVEILLAIEQTVRKYGWNSFVINAFEDNPQDVEQAVDLLLSHRPTAIIITRHGLKEINVPKRLAAYPMVLANCVTQDIEVASYIPDDFQGQADVMSLLVEKGYKKPLCLYIPHNAIAAQKRQEGLHTIWFAQKNAHPLTEFFMDESDDYLHGADELKKLLEQGVEHFDYDVIVCGNDRIALLAYQMLLAKGLRIPQDVAVVGYDNMVGIAHLFLPPLTTVQLPHYEMGKQAALHLIEGRKGKNTYPIECPLVVRESC from the coding sequence ATGGCTTCATTGAAAGAAGTAGCAAAACTGGCTGGGGTATCGCTGATGACTGTTTCTCGAGCGATCAACAACCCGGAACAACTCTCCGAAAAGACGCTCGCTCGTGTTAAACAAGCCATTGAGCAACTTGGCTATGTGCCGAATATTGCTGCCCAAAAAATTCGAGGAGTGAGTAACAATACTATTGGCGTACTCTCCTTTAGCACTGCAACCACACCGTTTTCTGTGGAAATTTTGTTAGCCATTGAACAAACGGTACGTAAATACGGCTGGAACAGTTTTGTGATCAACGCTTTTGAAGATAATCCGCAAGATGTCGAACAAGCGGTAGATCTACTTCTCTCACACCGCCCAACCGCCATTATTATTACCCGCCACGGCTTAAAAGAAATTAACGTGCCGAAACGCCTTGCTGCTTATCCGATGGTGTTAGCCAATTGCGTTACTCAAGATATTGAGGTGGCAAGCTATATTCCCGATGATTTTCAAGGTCAAGCAGATGTGATGAGTTTATTAGTGGAGAAAGGATATAAAAAACCACTTTGTCTTTATATTCCTCATAATGCCATTGCCGCTCAAAAACGCCAAGAGGGCTTACACACTATCTGGTTTGCACAAAAAAATGCTCATCCGCTAACCGAGTTTTTTATGGATGAAAGTGATGACTATCTGCACGGTGCGGACGAGTTGAAAAAACTGTTAGAGCAAGGTGTTGAGCATTTTGATTATGATGTGATTGTTTGTGGAAATGACCGTATCGCTTTGCTTGCCTACCAAATGTTGCTCGCCAAAGGATTACGTATTCCTCAAGATGTTGCTGTTGTGGGCTACGATAATATGGTGGGAATTGCGCATTTATTCCTTCCACCGCTGACAACGGTTCAGCTCCCTCACTACGAAATGGGAAAACAAGCCGCACTGCATTTGATTGAAGGTAGAAAGGGAAAGAATACCTATCCGATTGAATGTCCGTTGGTTGTAAGAGAATCGTGTTAA
- the galK gene encoding galactokinase: MTPIELSQTQFKQHYGENAEQTIFAPGRVNIIGEHTDYNDGFVMPCAINYGMAVSLKKRNDSRWRVYAIDIQAQDEFDLSQPIEKSEHKWANYVRGVVKYIQAKCPNFQQGADIAMTSDVPMSSGLSSSAALEISIGKTCQWLGDLPLSFAEIALIGQEAENKFVGANCGNMDQLTSALGQKDHLVMIDCRSLEITPTPVPQGYDIAIINSNVKHDLVTGEYNSRRQECEQAAKFFGVKALRDLSVTDFLAKAEALKAESELAYKRAKHVVTENQRVLDAVAALKANDMEKLGELMAQSHDSMRDDFEITIPEIDYLVELAQVAIGKKGGARMTGGGFGGCIVCLVPHEKVEALRQLIAENYEKQTGIKETFYVCTASDGVRVV, from the coding sequence ATGACCCCAATCGAACTTTCTCAAACCCAATTTAAACAACATTATGGCGAAAATGCCGAGCAAACTATTTTTGCCCCTGGTCGGGTAAACATTATCGGCGAGCATACGGACTATAACGATGGCTTTGTGATGCCTTGTGCTATCAACTATGGTATGGCAGTGAGCCTCAAAAAACGCAATGACAGCCGTTGGCGAGTTTATGCCATTGATATTCAAGCACAAGATGAATTTGATTTAAGCCAACCTATCGAAAAAAGCGAACATAAATGGGCAAATTATGTGCGTGGTGTTGTGAAATATATCCAAGCAAAATGCCCGAATTTCCAACAGGGTGCTGATATTGCGATGACGAGCGATGTACCGATGTCATCAGGTTTAAGCTCTTCAGCCGCCTTAGAAATTTCTATCGGCAAAACTTGCCAATGGCTTGGCGACTTGCCGCTTTCATTTGCGGAGATCGCCTTAATCGGACAAGAAGCCGAAAACAAATTTGTGGGCGCAAATTGTGGCAATATGGATCAACTTACCTCTGCGTTGGGGCAAAAAGATCATTTAGTGATGATTGATTGCCGCTCTTTAGAAATTACGCCAACCCCTGTGCCACAAGGCTATGACATTGCTATTATTAACTCAAATGTGAAGCACGATTTAGTCACTGGCGAATATAACAGCCGCCGTCAAGAGTGTGAACAAGCAGCAAAATTCTTTGGCGTGAAAGCCTTACGGGATTTAAGTGTTACCGATTTTCTTGCTAAGGCTGAAGCATTGAAAGCAGAAAGTGAATTAGCCTATAAACGTGCGAAACACGTGGTAACCGAAAACCAACGTGTGTTAGATGCAGTTGCCGCCTTGAAAGCCAATGATATGGAAAAATTAGGCGAGCTAATGGCGCAATCTCACGACTCAATGCGTGATGACTTTGAGATTACCATACCGGAAATTGATTATTTGGTGGAATTAGCCCAAGTCGCTATCGGTAAAAAAGGTGGGGCAAGAATGACCGGCGGCGGCTTTGGTGGCTGTATCGTCTGTCTTGTGCCTCACGAAAAAGTCGAAGCACTCCGCCAGCTGATTGCAGAAAATTACGAAAAACAAACGGGAATTAAAGAAACCTTTTACGTTTGCACTGCAAGTGATGGGGTGAGAGTAGTTTAA
- the moeB gene encoding molybdopterin-synthase adenylyltransferase MoeB, whose translation MELSDHEMLRYNRQISLKAVDFDGQEKLKASRVLIVGAGGLGCAALQYLASAGVGKLILVDFDEISLSNLQRQILYTDADIGLPKVEVAKKRLQAINPNIAIQAIHKKFAQDEWAGLIAQVDVVLDCTDNVEVRNQLNLHCFQQKRPLVSGSAIRFEGQISVFTYQKDEPCYQCLSQLFGEGTLSCVEAGVMAPIVGVIGSMQAMEAIKVLLSIGKNLSGKLFIIDALHFSVREMKLAKMPSCAVCQS comes from the coding sequence ATGGAACTTAGTGATCACGAAATGTTACGTTACAACCGCCAAATTAGTTTGAAGGCGGTTGATTTTGACGGACAAGAGAAATTAAAAGCGAGCCGAGTTTTGATTGTCGGCGCGGGCGGTTTAGGCTGTGCAGCTTTGCAATATTTGGCATCGGCTGGTGTTGGCAAATTGATTTTGGTTGATTTTGATGAAATTTCTTTATCCAATTTGCAACGCCAAATTTTATATACCGATGCGGATATTGGTTTACCTAAAGTCGAAGTGGCTAAAAAGCGTTTACAGGCGATCAATCCGAATATTGCCATTCAAGCCATTCATAAAAAATTTGCACAAGATGAGTGGGCAGGACTTATTGCTCAAGTTGATGTTGTGCTAGATTGTACTGATAATGTTGAAGTGCGTAATCAGCTTAATTTGCACTGTTTTCAACAAAAACGACCGCTTGTTTCCGGTTCGGCAATTCGATTTGAAGGGCAAATTTCGGTTTTTACTTATCAGAAAGATGAGCCTTGCTACCAATGCCTAAGCCAATTATTTGGCGAAGGAACATTAAGCTGTGTTGAGGCTGGTGTGATGGCACCGATTGTCGGGGTAATTGGCAGTATGCAGGCGATGGAGGCGATTAAAGTCTTACTCAGTATTGGTAAAAATTTATCCGGTAAATTATTTATCATTGATGCTTTACATTTTTCAGTTAGAGAAATGAAGCTAGCCAAAATGCCGAGTTGTGCCGTATGTCAATCTTAA
- a CDS encoding MFS transporter, with protein sequence MQTSTSNKAYYWGNRNYFVFSGYFFTYFFIMATCYPFLGIWLGDINGLSGEERGIVFAAMSFFALCFQPIFGYVTDKLGVKKHLLWAVAVALVFYAPFFIYIFAPLLKSNIWLGAITGGVYMGFVFSGGAGASEAYVERVSRQSHFEYGRARMFGMIGWGICASIAGILYSRDPNSVFWLGSAGAVVLLILVALAKPEQNSTASVMAQLGANKNPVSLAQAVKLFKLPRFWALLAYVVGVACTYDIFDQQFGNFFNTFFDSKEEGIEMFGYVTTMGEFLNAAIMFFVPLLINRMGAKNALLTAGFIMTIRIIGSSYASEAWHVVVLKTLHMFEVPFYLVGLFKYIGNVFEVHFSATIYMVACQFIKQVGNMLASSVVGSWYDKFGYQETYFILGCIALGFTLLSVFTLTGKMNMQERYQLHRRNAVGA encoded by the coding sequence ATGCAAACAAGTACATCCAATAAAGCCTATTATTGGGGCAACCGTAACTACTTTGTATTTAGCGGTTATTTCTTTACCTACTTCTTTATTATGGCAACCTGTTATCCGTTTTTAGGGATTTGGTTGGGCGATATTAACGGCTTGAGTGGCGAAGAACGAGGCATTGTTTTTGCAGCGATGTCGTTTTTTGCACTCTGCTTCCAGCCGATTTTTGGTTACGTTACCGATAAATTAGGCGTGAAAAAACATTTACTGTGGGCAGTTGCAGTTGCGCTCGTTTTCTACGCACCTTTCTTTATTTATATCTTTGCGCCGTTATTAAAAAGTAACATCTGGTTAGGGGCAATTACAGGCGGTGTTTATATGGGCTTTGTTTTCTCAGGGGGCGCAGGTGCTTCAGAAGCTTATGTAGAACGTGTTAGCCGTCAAAGCCATTTTGAATATGGGCGAGCGAGAATGTTCGGAATGATCGGCTGGGGGATTTGTGCATCAATTGCCGGTATTTTATACAGTCGTGATCCTAATTCTGTGTTCTGGTTAGGTTCAGCCGGTGCGGTGGTGTTACTGATTTTAGTCGCACTTGCAAAACCAGAGCAAAATTCTACCGCTTCTGTGATGGCGCAACTTGGTGCAAATAAAAATCCGGTCAGCCTTGCACAAGCCGTTAAATTATTCAAACTTCCTCGTTTCTGGGCATTGTTAGCTTATGTGGTGGGCGTGGCGTGTACTTACGATATTTTTGACCAACAGTTCGGTAATTTCTTTAATACCTTCTTTGACTCCAAAGAAGAAGGGATTGAAATGTTTGGTTATGTGACCACGATGGGCGAGTTTTTAAATGCAGCCATTATGTTCTTTGTCCCACTTTTAATTAACCGTATGGGAGCAAAAAATGCGCTTTTAACCGCCGGTTTTATTATGACCATTCGTATTATCGGTTCTTCTTACGCTTCGGAGGCGTGGCACGTAGTCGTGTTAAAAACCTTACATATGTTTGAAGTGCCATTCTATTTAGTCGGTTTATTCAAATATATCGGCAATGTGTTTGAAGTTCATTTTTCAGCAACGATTTATATGGTGGCGTGCCAATTCATTAAACAAGTGGGCAATATGTTAGCGTCATCAGTGGTGGGAAGCTGGTACGACAAATTTGGCTATCAAGAAACCTACTTTATTTTAGGTTGTATTGCGCTTGGCTTTACCTTACTTTCCGTCTTTACCTTAACAGGCAAAATGAATATGCAAGAGCGCTATCAGCTTCATCGCCGTAATGCGGTAGGGGCATAA
- the galT gene encoding galactose-1-phosphate uridylyltransferase → MTTQFILNDHPHRRFNPLKNQWILVSPHRAKRPWQGQQEEIVAEDKPSYDPTCYLCPSNKRITGEQNPAYTKPFVFKNDFSALLPDTPAPEENDDPLFQISHTQGESRVICFSPDHSKTLPQLSVEEIAQVVEVWQEQVGELKQRYQWVQLFENKGAMMGCSNPHPHGQIWASNFLPNELATEDECQADYFAKHQRPLLLDYAQRELEKRERIVVETEDWIAVVPYWAAWPFETLLLPKAKQFKSIEELNQAEREDLALALKKLTIRYDNLFNISFPYSMGFHFAPFNGKENAHWQLHAHFYPPLLRSATVRKFMVGYEMMAESQRDLTPEQAAERLNAVSDEVHYKDK, encoded by the coding sequence ATGACAACGCAATTTATTTTAAACGATCACCCACATCGCCGTTTTAATCCGTTGAAAAATCAATGGATTTTAGTTTCTCCGCATCGAGCCAAACGCCCATGGCAAGGGCAGCAAGAAGAGATCGTGGCAGAAGATAAACCGAGTTATGATCCGACTTGCTATCTTTGCCCGAGCAATAAACGGATTACCGGCGAGCAAAATCCGGCATATACAAAACCGTTTGTGTTCAAAAATGATTTTTCTGCCTTATTACCGGATACACCGGCACCGGAAGAAAATGACGATCCTCTTTTCCAAATTTCGCACACACAAGGCGAGAGCCGTGTGATCTGCTTTTCGCCGGATCACAGCAAAACCTTGCCACAACTAAGCGTTGAAGAAATCGCACAAGTGGTAGAAGTTTGGCAAGAGCAAGTTGGCGAGCTAAAACAACGTTATCAATGGGTGCAACTCTTTGAAAACAAAGGGGCAATGATGGGTTGTTCTAACCCTCATCCACATGGGCAAATTTGGGCAAGTAATTTTCTACCGAATGAATTAGCCACAGAAGACGAATGCCAAGCCGATTATTTTGCCAAACATCAACGCCCATTATTACTAGATTACGCTCAACGAGAGCTGGAAAAACGAGAACGCATTGTCGTAGAAACTGAAGATTGGATTGCCGTTGTGCCTTATTGGGCAGCGTGGCCGTTTGAAACACTATTACTACCAAAAGCGAAACAGTTTAAATCGATTGAAGAGCTTAATCAGGCGGAACGAGAAGATTTGGCATTAGCCCTAAAAAAATTAACGATACGCTATGACAATCTCTTCAACATCAGCTTCCCTTATTCAATGGGCTTCCATTTTGCCCCATTTAACGGTAAAGAAAATGCACATTGGCAACTCCACGCCCATTTTTACCCACCACTTTTACGCTCAGCAACTGTGCGTAAATTTATGGTCGGTTATGAAATGATGGCTGAAAGCCAACGAGATCTTACTCCGGAACAAGCGGCGGAAAGGCTTAATGCAGTGAGTGATGAAGTGCATTATAAAGATAAATAA
- the moeA gene encoding molybdopterin molybdotransferase MoeA produces the protein MALLPLTEALQQMLQQLPLPKVTETLALNACANRILAEDIFSPINVPSFDNSAMDGYAVRVSDLAQGNQLTQIGKSFAGNPFNGELKQGECVRIMTGAMIPQGCDAVVMQEETETSGDNQIIFCKTPKLGQNIRRVGEDVKQGELVLAKGSLLNVTTLPLLASLGIAQVPVFPRLKVAILSTGDELTSVGEPLTEGKIYDTNRFAVRLMLEKLNCEIIDYGILPDDPQIFEAKFIQAQQEADILITSGGVSVGEADFTKDVLEKLGKIAFWKIAMKPGKPFAFGKLGQENAKQTIFFGLPGNPVSALVTFYQLVQPALAHLSGMNEPSIAKLTQNLTACSAVPLKKAVGRQDFQRGFYYANERGELEVKPIGTQGSHIFSAFYESNCFIVLEAERGAVQAGEKVTIQPFNSLLK, from the coding sequence ATGGCACTTTTACCCTTAACAGAAGCGTTACAACAAATGTTGCAGCAGCTTCCTTTACCTAAAGTAACTGAAACTTTAGCCTTAAATGCGTGTGCAAACCGTATTCTGGCAGAAGATATTTTCTCGCCAATCAATGTCCCAAGTTTTGATAATTCCGCTATGGATGGCTATGCGGTTCGTGTAAGCGATTTAGCACAAGGAAATCAACTCACGCAAATCGGCAAATCTTTTGCCGGCAATCCCTTTAATGGCGAGTTAAAGCAAGGCGAGTGTGTTCGCATTATGACGGGGGCAATGATCCCACAAGGTTGTGATGCGGTTGTGATGCAAGAAGAAACCGAAACAAGCGGTGACAATCAGATTATTTTTTGCAAAACACCTAAACTTGGACAAAACATTCGCCGAGTGGGAGAAGATGTTAAACAAGGGGAATTAGTTTTAGCGAAAGGAAGTTTACTCAATGTAACAACTTTACCTTTATTGGCTTCTTTGGGAATTGCACAAGTGCCGGTTTTCCCTCGTCTAAAAGTGGCAATTCTTTCAACAGGCGATGAATTAACGAGCGTAGGCGAGCCATTAACGGAAGGGAAAATTTATGACACTAACCGATTTGCGGTGCGTTTGATGTTAGAAAAATTAAACTGTGAAATTATAGATTACGGTATCTTGCCTGATGATCCGCAAATTTTTGAGGCGAAATTTATACAAGCACAACAAGAAGCGGATATTTTAATTACCAGCGGTGGTGTTTCTGTTGGAGAGGCTGATTTTACCAAAGATGTATTGGAAAAATTAGGCAAAATAGCGTTTTGGAAAATTGCAATGAAGCCTGGTAAACCTTTTGCTTTTGGTAAGCTAGGGCAAGAAAATGCCAAACAAACGATTTTCTTTGGTTTACCGGGTAATCCTGTTTCTGCTTTGGTTACATTCTACCAACTTGTTCAGCCTGCTTTAGCGCATTTATCCGGTATGAATGAGCCAAGTATTGCAAAACTTACTCAAAATTTAACCGCTTGTAGTGCTGTTCCGTTGAAAAAAGCGGTAGGTCGCCAAGATTTCCAGCGTGGTTTTTATTATGCTAATGAACGTGGCGAATTAGAAGTGAAACCGATTGGCACACAAGGCTCGCATATTTTCAGTGCATTTTATGAGAGTAACTGTTTCATCGTTTTAGAAGCAGAACGTGGCGCAGTTCAAGCCGGCGAGAAAGTTACCATTCAACCTTTCAACAGTTTACTTAAATAG
- the purF gene encoding amidophosphoribosyltransferase, whose amino-acid sequence MCGIVGIIGGSPVNQAIYDGLTLLQHRGQDAAGIVTIDEENRFRLRKANGLVSDVFRQEHMLRLQGNAGIGHVRYPTAGSSSVSEAQPFYVNSPFGLTLVHNGNLTNSAELKERLFNEARRHVNTNSDSEALLNIFAHYLDQYPTAHLTPENIFETVRKTNEVIKGAYACIAMIIGHGMVAFRDPFGIRPLVLGKRVLDGKTEYMFASESVALDIVGFEFERDVLPGEAIYITFDGQVHSAICAENPTLNPCIFEYVYFARPDSVIDGVSVYGARVHMGELLGEKIKREWGRLVDEIDVVIPIPETSNDIAVRIANVLYKPYRQGFVKNRYVARTFIMPGQAQRKSSVRRKLNAIASEFKGKNVLLVDDSIVRGTTSEQIVEMARAAGAKKVYFASAAPEIRYPNVYGIDMPTSQELVAYGRSVEEVAEIIGVDKLIFQDLSSLFKAVQTENPNIKNFDASVFTGEYITGDVSQDYLDAIAQARNDKAKSKAATQATNLEIHNISS is encoded by the coding sequence ATGTGCGGCATTGTCGGCATTATTGGGGGATCGCCTGTGAATCAGGCGATTTATGATGGATTAACATTACTTCAACACCGTGGACAAGATGCCGCAGGTATTGTCACTATCGATGAAGAAAATCGATTCCGCTTACGTAAAGCAAATGGGCTGGTAAGCGATGTGTTCCGTCAAGAACATATGTTACGCTTGCAAGGGAATGCCGGTATTGGTCATGTGCGTTATCCAACTGCAGGTAGTTCAAGTGTATCGGAAGCGCAGCCTTTCTATGTAAACTCTCCATTCGGTTTAACCTTGGTTCATAACGGTAATTTAACCAATAGTGCAGAATTAAAAGAGCGTCTTTTTAATGAAGCTCGCCGCCACGTTAATACTAACTCAGACTCTGAAGCTCTACTTAACATTTTTGCTCACTATCTTGATCAATATCCTACCGCACATCTCACACCGGAAAACATTTTTGAAACCGTTCGTAAAACGAATGAAGTAATCAAAGGTGCGTATGCTTGTATTGCGATGATAATTGGGCATGGTATGGTAGCATTTCGTGATCCGTTTGGAATTCGCCCGCTTGTTTTAGGAAAACGCGTGCTAGATGGCAAAACGGAATATATGTTTGCTTCTGAAAGCGTGGCACTAGATATTGTTGGTTTTGAGTTTGAGCGAGATGTATTACCTGGTGAAGCAATCTACATTACCTTTGACGGGCAAGTTCATTCTGCTATTTGTGCGGAGAACCCAACACTTAACCCATGTATTTTCGAATATGTCTATTTTGCCCGTCCGGATTCTGTGATTGATGGTGTTTCGGTATATGGTGCACGTGTCCATATGGGGGAGCTGTTAGGCGAAAAAATCAAACGTGAATGGGGGCGATTAGTGGATGAAATTGATGTAGTTATCCCAATCCCTGAAACCTCAAATGATATTGCGGTACGTATTGCAAATGTTCTCTACAAACCTTATCGTCAAGGTTTCGTAAAAAATCGCTATGTTGCTCGAACCTTTATTATGCCGGGGCAAGCGCAACGTAAAAGTTCGGTTCGCCGTAAATTGAATGCAATAGCGTCTGAATTTAAAGGGAAAAATGTCCTTTTAGTGGATGACTCAATTGTACGTGGTACGACATCTGAGCAAATTGTTGAAATGGCTCGTGCCGCAGGTGCTAAAAAAGTGTATTTTGCTTCTGCTGCGCCGGAGATCCGTTACCCTAATGTTTATGGAATTGATATGCCAACCAGCCAAGAGCTTGTGGCTTATGGACGTAGTGTGGAAGAGGTGGCTGAAATCATTGGTGTTGATAAACTGATTTTCCAAGATCTTTCTTCCTTATTTAAAGCGGTACAAACAGAAAATCCAAACATCAAAAACTTTGATGCTTCCGTTTTCACGGGCGAATATATTACGGGCGATGTCAGTCAAGATTATTTAGACGCGATAGCGCAAGCACGTAATGATAAAGCCAAAAGTAAAGCAGCAACGCAAGCAACAAATTTAGAAATTCACAATATCAGTTCATAA
- a CDS encoding CvpA family protein has translation MVDIIIIGLIAFSILVSLWRGFVSEALSLAGWVIAFWVASSFYPYLSGYLTQVNSIYLQNSEFLRNGIAAGALFIVVLIICGVINALLSKIIDTTGILSTTDRILGGAFGALRGILIVAAALFFLDTFTSVSQSELWKESQLIPHFDFIVKWFFDQMQANSSFLNSTK, from the coding sequence ATGGTTGATATCATTATTATCGGACTTATTGCATTTTCTATTTTAGTTAGCCTTTGGCGAGGTTTTGTGAGTGAAGCGCTTTCATTGGCTGGCTGGGTAATTGCCTTTTGGGTCGCAAGTTCGTTTTATCCTTATTTAAGCGGTTATCTCACTCAAGTTAATTCTATCTATCTTCAAAATTCAGAATTCTTGCGTAATGGTATTGCCGCTGGGGCATTATTTATTGTGGTATTGATTATTTGCGGTGTGATTAACGCACTTTTAAGTAAAATTATTGATACAACAGGCATTTTATCAACCACAGATCGTATTCTAGGCGGTGCATTTGGTGCTTTACGAGGTATTCTTATTGTTGCCGCAGCATTATTTTTCTTAGATACCTTTACATCAGTAAGTCAAAGTGAATTATGGAAAGAATCTCAACTGATTCCGCATTTTGATTTTATTGTGAAATGGTTCTTTGATCAGATGCAAGCTAATTCCAGTTTCTTAAATTCCACAAAATAA
- a CDS encoding alpha-galactosidase: protein MSNIIRLSSQKNDLIIEASDNPRILYWGEKLSTFSPESAWLSQAGVTNGGLDIDVPVSLISENGRGYFESSSLEGHRNGLNSMPVFKLSKIEQENDRLILRQTDEIAGLEFISEFVLDEKTSVLKTRNKLRNLKAGRYTVDRLAVTLPLPEFADEVCNFYGRWVREFQLNRQTLKHGGFIQENRVGRTSHEYPPIVMVGENGFKEQNGQVWGFHLAWSGNHRIRADIDIRGRRTVQLEALYFAGEISLEQNEEVATPWVYSTFSAEGLNGMSQQFHQYVREHIVRFPKEKTRPVHLNIWEGVYFDHKPDHIIAMAKAAAEMGVERFIIDDGWFIGRDDDFGGLGDWYLDERKYPNGLTPVIQQVKELGMQFGIWVELEMINKPTKLYQQHPDWLLEVKGYDQPAERNQYVLDLCNPDVFNYLVERMDWLLGNHDIDYVKWDMNRRIVQGAHEGKAAVTKQTEALYRLCDVLCEKYPNVEFEACSSGGGRIDYEILKRSQRFWTSDDNDALERQTIQRGFSYFYPPEVMGAHIGGYHCHTTYRKLDANFRGLTALFGHMGVELDPVKEGEEERQNFAKYIALHKSLRPLLHNGVSFRLDRKDPASLVNGVVNKEGSQAVVLISQLAMLDYLGQEALRLPYLAEGDYQVEILDLPRNFAEGKFGHLMKKLPQWMVKALEGEKVIINSQWLAKVGLGLPLIDPASAMLLKFTRV from the coding sequence ATGAGCAATATTATCCGTCTTTCTAGTCAAAAAAACGATCTTATTATTGAGGCATCAGATAACCCTCGCATCCTTTATTGGGGCGAAAAACTTTCCACATTTAGCCCTGAAAGTGCTTGGCTTTCACAAGCTGGCGTAACCAATGGAGGCTTAGATATTGATGTACCTGTATCACTCATTTCAGAGAACGGACGAGGCTATTTTGAAAGCAGTAGTTTAGAAGGGCATCGTAATGGTTTGAATTCAATGCCGGTATTCAAATTAAGTAAAATTGAGCAAGAAAATGACCGCTTGATCTTACGCCAAACCGATGAAATCGCCGGATTAGAATTTATCAGCGAATTTGTGCTTGATGAAAAAACGTCTGTACTAAAAACTCGCAACAAACTACGTAATTTAAAAGCAGGACGCTATACGGTTGATCGCCTTGCAGTAACGTTACCATTACCGGAGTTTGCTGATGAAGTTTGCAATTTCTACGGCAGATGGGTACGAGAGTTCCAGCTTAATCGCCAAACTTTAAAACATGGTGGTTTCATTCAAGAAAATCGAGTGGGCAGAACATCTCACGAATATCCGCCTATTGTAATGGTCGGCGAAAATGGCTTTAAAGAGCAAAATGGTCAAGTTTGGGGCTTTCATTTAGCTTGGAGTGGCAATCATCGTATTCGTGCCGATATTGATATTCGTGGTCGCCGAACTGTTCAGCTTGAAGCATTATATTTTGCCGGCGAAATTAGCCTAGAGCAAAATGAAGAAGTTGCCACGCCTTGGGTTTATAGCACCTTCTCAGCGGAAGGATTAAACGGTATGAGCCAACAATTCCATCAATATGTCCGTGAGCATATTGTCCGCTTCCCGAAAGAAAAAACGCGTCCTGTGCATTTAAATATTTGGGAAGGCGTTTATTTTGACCATAAACCGGATCATATTATCGCTATGGCAAAAGCGGCGGCAGAAATGGGCGTAGAACGTTTTATTATTGATGATGGTTGGTTTATCGGACGTGATGATGATTTTGGCGGATTAGGCGATTGGTATTTAGATGAACGTAAATATCCAAACGGTTTAACACCGGTTATTCAGCAAGTGAAAGAGCTTGGTATGCAATTCGGGATTTGGGTAGAGTTAGAGATGATTAATAAACCGACAAAGCTCTATCAACAACACCCAGATTGGTTATTGGAAGTAAAAGGCTACGATCAACCTGCAGAGCGTAATCAGTATGTGTTGGATCTCTGCAATCCTGATGTGTTTAATTATTTAGTCGAACGTATGGATTGGTTGTTAGGCAATCACGACATTGACTATGTGAAATGGGATATGAACCGCCGTATTGTACAAGGCGCACACGAAGGCAAAGCCGCTGTTACCAAACAAACTGAAGCACTGTATCGCTTATGTGATGTGCTTTGCGAAAAATATCCGAATGTGGAGTTTGAGGCGTGTTCTTCCGGTGGTGGACGTATCGATTATGAAATTTTAAAACGCTCACAACGTTTCTGGACTTCGGACGATAATGATGCTCTTGAGCGCCAAACTATTCAACGTGGCTTTAGCTATTTCTATCCGCCGGAAGTGATGGGAGCGCATATCGGAGGCTATCACTGTCATACGACTTACCGAAAATTAGATGCAAATTTCCGTGGCTTAACGGCACTGTTCGGACATATGGGCGTAGAACTTGATCCGGTTAAAGAGGGCGAAGAAGAGCGCCAAAACTTTGCAAAATACATTGCGTTGCATAAGTCTTTACGCCCGTTATTGCACAATGGCGTATCGTTCCGACTAGACCGTAAAGATCCGGCCTCACTTGTGAATGGCGTGGTTAATAAAGAAGGCTCGCAAGCGGTTGTTTTAATCAGCCAACTTGCAATGTTGGATTACTTAGGGCAAGAAGCGTTACGTTTACCGTATTTAGCTGAAGGCGATTATCAAGTAGAAATACTCGATTTACCTCGTAATTTTGCCGAAGGAAAATTCGGGCATTTGATGAAAAAATTACCACAATGGATGGTAAAAGCCTTAGAGGGCGAAAAAGTTATCATTAACAGCCAATGGTTAGCAAAAGTCGGATTAGGCTTGCCGTTAATTGATCCTGCTTCTGCAATGTTGTTGAAATTTACCCGAGTGTAA